The following are encoded in a window of Desulforegulaceae bacterium genomic DNA:
- a CDS encoding ATP-grasp domain-containing protein has product MKEKPMILVDKPYVSKLLKDTIIKNNFPFADLSEDKSFNFKNKSLSTKDAVSFIQKTKDFSIYTTSENTIGWINKNLDFTNLGEKIDLFKNKAKFRNLVKENYPNYFFKEIKFANLFDTDLSEFEFPVILKPSTGFFSMGVYKVPDKEKWPEVLSKLKNEIKHLENIYPPEVMATDSFIVEKEALGDEYAVDAYFDNNGKPVIVGIHKHLFSGDNDVSDRVYITSKEIIEENIKEFTLFLEKTGKLAKIKNFPVHAELKKDKNNNIIPVEINPMRFGGWCSTADMTYYSYKFNPYEYYFLNKKPDWNEILKNKKDKIFSIIVLDNSTGVETSKIKSFDHDKLLKGLSSVLEYRKIDYKIYPVFGFIFAESNKDKMEEIFYLLNSTLNEFIEV; this is encoded by the coding sequence ATGAAAGAAAAACCCATGATCCTGGTTGATAAACCCTATGTTTCAAAACTTTTAAAAGACACAATTATTAAAAACAATTTTCCCTTTGCAGATCTTTCAGAAGATAAAAGTTTTAATTTTAAAAACAAAAGCCTATCCACAAAAGATGCTGTAAGTTTTATACAAAAAACAAAAGATTTTTCCATTTATACAACTTCTGAAAACACCATAGGCTGGATAAATAAAAACCTTGATTTTACAAATTTGGGTGAAAAAATTGATCTATTTAAAAACAAGGCTAAATTTAGAAATCTTGTTAAAGAAAATTATCCCAATTATTTTTTCAAAGAAATAAAATTTGCTAATCTTTTTGATACAGACCTTTCAGAATTTGAATTTCCAGTTATATTAAAACCTTCAACAGGTTTTTTCAGTATGGGGGTATATAAGGTTCCGGATAAAGAAAAATGGCCTGAAGTTCTTAGCAAACTTAAAAATGAAATTAAACACCTTGAAAATATTTACCCTCCTGAAGTTATGGCAACCGACTCTTTTATAGTTGAAAAAGAAGCTTTAGGAGATGAATATGCTGTTGATGCCTATTTTGATAACAATGGAAAGCCTGTAATTGTTGGAATTCACAAACACCTTTTTTCAGGTGATAATGATGTCAGCGACAGGGTTTACATAACTTCAAAGGAAATAATTGAAGAAAATATAAAAGAGTTTACCCTCTTTCTTGAAAAAACAGGAAAACTTGCAAAAATTAAAAATTTTCCTGTTCATGCAGAACTAAAAAAAGACAAAAACAACAATATTATTCCAGTGGAAATAAATCCCATGAGGTTTGGCGGCTGGTGTTCAACAGCTGATATGACTTATTATTCATACAAATTTAACCCTTATGAATATTATTTTCTCAATAAAAAACCCGATTGGAATGAAATTTTAAAGAATAAAAAAGACAAAATCTTTTCAATTATTGTTCTTGATAATTCAACCGGGGTTGAAACTTCTAAAATAAAATCATTTGATCATGATAAACTTTTAAAAGGTCTTTCTTCTGTTTTAGAATACAGAAAAATTGATTATAAAATTTACCCTGTTTTTGGATTTATTTTTGCTGAATCTAACAAGGATAAAATGGAAGAAATTTTTTATCTTCTTAATTCTACCCTTAATGAGTTTATTGAGGTTTAA
- a CDS encoding BCCT family transporter, with translation MKLKNNSVFIVSLIITLTLVGFGFFVPEKLDVFSSEIHLWIIENCGWAYLLSTFIFLVFALFLAMGPYKEIKLGKDEEKPQFTYFGWISMLFAAGMGIGLIFWGVAEPLNHFQNPPDYLDSKSGAAAMFAMKYSFFHWGFHPWAVYIVMSLGIAYFSFRRGMRPLISSCFYPLIGDKIFGIPGKTIDVLAVFATVFGISTSLGLGAMQIHSGLTEVFGLPNEIKYTLLIIAVVTFFFIMSSITGLSKGIQILSKANIIILLILILFMFIAGPTSYILNVFTSTLGNYLSSLVSMSLNLHPFEGYEWTKSWTVFYWAWWIAWSPFVGLFVASISRGRTIKEFAFGLLLVPTLLTFVWFSIFGGAALYIQIEMGQDIASTAVADISIVLFKLFNYYPFGMGLSILAVLLLSVFFITSADSATFVLAMMTSNGNFNPPVAKKLSWGITQSLVASVLLVSGGLGALQKMSIAAALPFTLILLLLCVSLIKAFNYELKYERKTHDPG, from the coding sequence ATGAAATTAAAAAACAACAGCGTTTTTATTGTTTCACTTATAATTACCTTAACCTTGGTTGGTTTTGGTTTTTTTGTTCCTGAAAAACTTGATGTTTTTTCATCTGAAATTCATTTGTGGATAATAGAAAACTGTGGATGGGCATATCTTTTATCAACATTTATTTTCCTTGTTTTTGCTCTTTTTCTGGCAATGGGCCCATACAAGGAAATAAAACTTGGAAAAGATGAGGAAAAACCACAATTTACATACTTTGGCTGGATAAGCATGCTTTTTGCCGCAGGAATGGGAATAGGGCTTATTTTCTGGGGAGTAGCTGAACCACTTAATCATTTCCAAAATCCTCCTGACTATCTTGATTCAAAATCTGGTGCAGCTGCAATGTTTGCAATGAAATATTCTTTTTTTCACTGGGGATTTCATCCCTGGGCAGTTTATATTGTGATGAGCCTTGGAATTGCGTATTTTTCTTTTAGAAGGGGAATGCGACCCCTTATTTCAAGCTGCTTTTACCCTCTTATTGGAGATAAAATATTTGGAATTCCAGGAAAAACCATAGATGTTCTTGCTGTTTTTGCCACTGTTTTTGGAATTTCAACTTCTCTTGGGCTTGGAGCAATGCAGATTCATTCAGGTCTTACAGAAGTTTTTGGTCTTCCAAATGAAATAAAGTATACTCTTTTAATAATTGCTGTTGTTACTTTTTTCTTTATAATGTCAAGCATTACAGGACTTTCCAAAGGAATTCAGATTTTAAGCAAAGCAAATATAATAATCCTTTTAATTTTGATTTTATTTATGTTCATTGCCGGACCTACCTCATATATTTTAAATGTATTTACCTCAACCCTTGGAAATTATTTGTCATCCCTTGTTTCAATGAGTCTTAATCTCCATCCTTTTGAAGGATATGAATGGACAAAATCATGGACAGTTTTTTACTGGGCATGGTGGATTGCCTGGTCTCCTTTTGTAGGACTTTTTGTGGCAAGTATTTCAAGGGGAAGAACAATTAAAGAATTTGCTTTTGGATTGCTTCTTGTTCCCACCCTTTTAACCTTTGTATGGTTTTCAATTTTTGGAGGGGCTGCTCTTTATATTCAAATTGAAATGGGACAAGATATTGCTTCAACTGCAGTGGCAGATATCTCAATTGTTTTATTCAAACTTTTTAATTATTATCCCTTTGGAATGGGACTTTCAATTCTTGCAGTTTTACTTCTTTCTGTATTTTTCATAACATCAGCTGACTCTGCAACCTTTGTTCTTGCCATGATGACATCCAATGGAAACTTCAATCCACCTGTGGCTAAAAAGCTTTCATGGGGAATTACCCAGTCTCTTGTAGCCTCGGTTCTTCTTGTTTCAGGAGGACTTGGAGCTTTGCAGAAAATGTCAATTGCTGCTGCCCTTCCCTTTACCCTTATTTTGCTTTTACTTTGTGTTTCCCTTATAAAAGCTTTTAACTATGAATTAAAATATGAAAGAAAAACCCATGATCCTGGTTGA
- a CDS encoding universal stress protein — translation MFNKVLLPIAGYESLRKAEKFGNFLNALKIKEIVLLNIDPSKSKSLKKISPYISIFQKQNFNVQTIWENGDETSEIIKTAVSSKAELICFLWKRKNTLKRIVFGSISKDVIRLSTTPVFIFKSPRKKTEKINRLFFPTKFEKIDSKILPYIIESKLTFDHLIIINSGQRAPDPETEKNRINKVMEKLKNLKNSCINSFSEIEIFSCVGKARKIIPRFAKKYDSDLIIIGKNDADSSYSAILGSAAEAVSQNSHCSVLIIPPQ, via the coding sequence TTGTTTAATAAAGTATTACTGCCCATAGCAGGTTACGAAAGCCTTAGAAAAGCTGAAAAATTTGGAAATTTTCTTAATGCTTTAAAAATAAAAGAGATTGTGCTTTTAAATATCGACCCCTCCAAATCAAAATCACTTAAAAAAATAAGCCCATACATTAGCATTTTTCAAAAACAAAATTTCAATGTTCAAACTATCTGGGAAAATGGAGATGAAACCTCAGAAATAATAAAAACAGCGGTTTCATCCAAAGCTGAGCTTATCTGTTTTTTATGGAAAAGAAAAAATACACTTAAGCGTATTGTTTTTGGAAGCATTTCAAAGGATGTGATAAGACTTTCCACTACCCCTGTTTTTATTTTCAAATCACCAAGGAAAAAAACGGAAAAAATCAACAGGCTTTTTTTTCCAACAAAATTTGAAAAAATAGACTCAAAAATTCTTCCCTATATTATAGAGAGCAAACTCACTTTTGATCATCTTATAATAATCAATTCAGGCCAAAGAGCTCCTGACCCAGAAACTGAAAAAAACAGAATAAACAAGGTAATGGAAAAACTTAAAAATTTAAAAAACTCCTGTATTAACTCCTTTTCAGAAATTGAAATTTTTTCATGTGTTGGAAAGGCCAGAAAAATTATACCAAGATTTGCAAAAAAATATGATTCTGACCTTATTATAATAGGAAAAAACGATGCTGATTCCTCTTATTCAGCCATCCTTGGAAGTGCTGCTGAAGCCGTATCCCAAAACAGTCATTGTTCTGTATTAATAATTCCTCCTCAATAA
- a CDS encoding PAS domain S-box protein — MKKLSTMINDFFIKWLLFPASIFIIIFSFFWACIEVKEIKKLQLYYTEDIGRHVKTYLDNCKNNLTHVELHLDPNNSAETKIKKVTGAELSFDAVCLLDENMTTIRSVPYKSFKGDFSGFINKKNKNSSFFLTSPYYSILKNKTSVAMVKKTEKSKGFILAELNLSQLDDYIKKLTSSIKNGRIFLTDSYGNIISHSNRFLVNSRTNFGDKLIIKKLKNNETFSGFLIDDGKCHLISAGKIPSADWIIVMEQEAFSILCPLLIYGISLLIFVLTLFYIFIFLFNRKIYKSAVLPITGFAKKIDSIKNLGTTNFISSKKETFEELGTLEKSFLKMRDTILEREKELRESREKYMGIVEDSPSLICSFLADGTIVFVNKEYCRYFKKSPKEIIGTNFLKLLPEKTGKFILKSLSLLTPEAPIQTNEHMVIGRNKKLRWHKWTYRAIFDNLGNVSVFQGTGEDITKKKIDEEKLAAERERLSITLKSIGDGVITTDTDGKIILVNKVAEQLTGWKQEEAKNKKLTEVFNIINEETGLPCENPVEKVLLTGEMVELENHTTLISKTGEKRAIADSGAPIKDRKNKTIGVVLVFRDTTEKKKLQEALVKTAKLDSLGVLAGGVAHDFNNLLAGIFGYIELALIFSNDPKVNKFLNKAVGAMDRAKSLTGQLLTFSKGGFPIKEPGLLFPFIKKTTKFALSGSNIKCHFKFPEKNVFCNFDKNQMAQVIDNLVINAKQAMPSGGELDIESENIFIKNHPILNPGNYIKISIKDTGGGIPLKIKPKIFDPFFTTKETGHGIGLSTSYSIIEKHGGTIEVESEPGKGSVFKVYLPSFETKTREQKSFEIKENHSGSGIILIIDDEKLVLEMISSMVKTLGYDSELKESPKEAIKFFKEKINSKTKISAVICDLTIPGEMGGRGIVAEIRKFDKKTPVFVASGYSENPVMINPKKYGFTSSISKPFKRSELAKLLNTYLDKN, encoded by the coding sequence GTGAAAAAACTTTCTACCATGATAAATGATTTTTTTATTAAATGGCTGCTTTTTCCTGCATCTATATTTATAATTATTTTTTCATTTTTCTGGGCCTGTATAGAAGTAAAAGAAATAAAAAAGCTTCAGCTTTATTATACTGAGGATATCGGCCGCCATGTAAAAACCTACCTTGATAATTGCAAAAATAATCTAACCCACGTGGAACTCCACCTTGACCCCAATAATTCAGCTGAAACTAAAATAAAAAAAGTTACAGGAGCAGAATTATCCTTTGATGCAGTCTGCCTTCTTGATGAGAATATGACAACAATAAGATCTGTACCCTATAAATCTTTTAAAGGGGATTTTTCAGGATTTATAAATAAAAAAAACAAAAACAGCAGCTTTTTTTTAACCTCACCCTACTATTCAATCCTGAAAAACAAGACCTCTGTTGCAATGGTAAAAAAAACTGAAAAATCCAAGGGGTTTATTCTTGCAGAGCTAAACCTTTCACAATTGGATGACTATATAAAAAAGCTGACCTCTTCAATAAAAAACGGCAGAATTTTTTTAACAGATTCCTATGGAAACATTATTTCCCATTCAAACAGATTCCTTGTAAATTCCCGAACAAATTTCGGAGATAAACTAATAATAAAAAAATTAAAAAACAATGAAACATTTTCAGGCTTTTTAATTGATGATGGAAAATGTCACCTTATCAGTGCCGGAAAAATTCCTTCTGCTGACTGGATTATTGTGATGGAACAAGAGGCATTCTCCATCTTATGCCCTCTTTTAATTTATGGAATTTCACTTCTTATATTTGTTTTAACTCTTTTTTATATTTTCATTTTTCTTTTCAATAGAAAAATTTACAAATCAGCTGTACTTCCTATTACAGGATTTGCAAAAAAAATTGATTCAATAAAAAATCTTGGAACAACTAATTTTATATCTTCAAAAAAAGAAACTTTTGAAGAACTTGGTACCCTTGAAAAAAGTTTTTTAAAAATGCGTGATACAATACTAGAAAGAGAAAAAGAGTTAAGAGAAAGCCGTGAAAAATACATGGGAATTGTGGAAGACAGCCCAAGTCTTATCTGTTCTTTTTTGGCTGACGGAACCATTGTTTTTGTAAATAAAGAATATTGCAGATATTTTAAAAAATCGCCCAAAGAGATTATTGGAACAAATTTTTTAAAACTTCTTCCAGAAAAAACTGGAAAATTTATACTTAAAAGCCTTTCTTTGCTAACACCTGAAGCACCCATCCAGACAAATGAACACATGGTCATTGGTCGAAATAAAAAGTTAAGATGGCATAAATGGACATACAGGGCAATTTTTGACAACCTTGGAAATGTTTCAGTTTTTCAGGGTACAGGCGAAGATATAACAAAAAAGAAAATAGATGAGGAAAAACTTGCAGCCGAACGGGAAAGACTTTCTATAACACTGAAAAGTATTGGTGACGGTGTTATTACAACAGATACAGACGGAAAAATTATACTTGTAAACAAAGTTGCAGAACAATTAACAGGGTGGAAACAAGAAGAAGCAAAAAATAAAAAACTTACTGAAGTATTTAATATAATAAATGAAGAAACAGGCCTTCCCTGTGAGAATCCTGTTGAAAAGGTTCTTTTAACAGGAGAAATGGTTGAACTTGAAAATCATACAACCCTTATTTCAAAAACAGGAGAAAAAAGGGCTATTGCTGACAGCGGAGCTCCCATCAAAGACAGGAAAAACAAAACAATAGGAGTTGTTCTTGTTTTCAGGGATACAACAGAAAAAAAGAAACTCCAGGAAGCCCTTGTAAAAACAGCCAAACTAGACTCACTTGGAGTTCTTGCAGGAGGAGTAGCCCATGATTTCAACAACCTTTTAGCTGGAATTTTTGGATATATTGAACTTGCCCTTATATTTTCAAATGATCCCAAAGTTAATAAATTCCTAAACAAAGCAGTGGGTGCAATGGACAGAGCCAAAAGCCTCACAGGCCAGCTTCTTACCTTTTCCAAAGGCGGATTTCCTATTAAAGAACCTGGGCTTTTGTTTCCTTTTATTAAAAAAACAACTAAATTTGCATTAAGCGGTTCAAACATAAAATGTCATTTTAAATTCCCTGAAAAAAATGTTTTTTGCAATTTTGACAAAAATCAAATGGCTCAGGTAATTGACAACCTTGTAATAAACGCAAAGCAGGCAATGCCTTCAGGTGGAGAACTTGATATTGAATCTGAAAATATTTTTATAAAAAACCATCCCATACTTAATCCAGGAAATTATATAAAAATTTCAATTAAAGATACAGGTGGTGGAATTCCCCTGAAAATTAAACCAAAAATTTTTGACCCTTTTTTTACAACTAAAGAAACAGGACATGGAATAGGGCTTTCCACCAGTTATTCAATAATTGAAAAACATGGGGGAACAATTGAAGTTGAATCAGAACCTGGTAAAGGTAGTGTTTTTAAAGTTTATCTTCCTTCTTTTGAAACCAAAACCAGGGAGCAAAAAAGTTTTGAAATTAAAGAAAACCACAGCGGCTCAGGAATCATTCTTATTATAGACGATGAAAAGCTTGTTCTTGAAATGATTTCATCCATGGTTAAAACCCTTGGTTATGACTCAGAGTTAAAAGAAAGCCCTAAAGAGGCCATTAAATTTTTCAAGGAAAAAATAAACTCAAAAACAAAAATATCAGCAGTTATTTGTGATCTGACAATTCCAGGAGAAATGGGAGGAAGGGGAATTGTTGCTGAAATAAGAAAATTTGACAAAAAAACACCTGTTTTTGTAGCAAGCGGATATTCTGAAAACCCTGTAATGATAAATCCTAAAAAATATGGTTTTACTTCAAGCATTTCAAAACCATTTAAAAGATCTGAGCTGGCAAAGCTTTTAAACACCTATCTTGACAAAAATTAA
- a CDS encoding ABC transporter substrate-binding protein, whose product MTQDFDGVLIVASSRASPSIAQILTYMEKTPVIFITIWGATESLIRQGGKSVEGVFLEKAGFTDKSKTNYINFLETYINRFGYKPSFAAEQGYDSVKLLAKALIETKGKKQGLENALVNIKNFNTLQGNLTITEFGDAIFPVSILKVKNSNFEKIMEIQPE is encoded by the coding sequence TTGACCCAAGACTTTGACGGAGTTTTAATAGTTGCTTCTTCAAGAGCCTCACCTTCTATTGCTCAAATTTTAACTTATATGGAAAAAACACCGGTTATTTTTATTACCATCTGGGGAGCTACCGAATCTTTAATAAGGCAAGGAGGAAAGTCTGTCGAAGGAGTTTTTCTTGAAAAAGCAGGGTTTACAGATAAATCAAAAACAAATTATATCAATTTTCTTGAGACCTATATCAACAGGTTTGGATACAAGCCTTCATTTGCAGCTGAACAAGGATATGATTCCGTAAAACTTCTTGCAAAAGCACTTATTGAAACAAAAGGAAAAAAACAAGGACTTGAAAACGCTCTTGTGAATATAAAAAACTTTAACACCTTACAAGGAAACTTAACCATTACTGAGTTTGGAGATGCAATTTTTCCTGTAAGCATTTTAAAAGTCAAAAACTCAAATTTTGAAAAAATAATGGAAATTCAACCGGAATAA
- a CDS encoding ABC transporter substrate-binding protein: protein MLLFSCEKKEILIGFSGQLTGINSDLGIQGRNGVILALEEINSSGGIAGKKIKLIIKDDQGTPKGAIKADKELIKQNVVAIIGHMTSDQTMAALPILEKSNTVLLSPTTSTPLLSNKKDLFFRIQGSSDFSAKALGEFAKNNFNLKNFLIIKQKKQL, encoded by the coding sequence TTGCTTTTATTTTCCTGCGAAAAAAAAGAAATCCTCATTGGATTTTCAGGTCAATTAACCGGAATAAATTCTGACCTTGGAATCCAGGGAAGAAATGGAGTAATTCTTGCCCTTGAAGAAATAAATTCATCTGGAGGAATTGCAGGAAAAAAAATCAAATTAATAATAAAAGATGATCAAGGAACTCCAAAAGGTGCAATAAAAGCTGACAAGGAACTTATCAAACAAAATGTTGTTGCAATTATAGGCCATATGACTTCAGACCAAACCATGGCAGCTCTTCCTATTCTTGAAAAATCAAACACTGTTTTATTAAGCCCCACGACCTCAACACCTTTATTGTCAAACAAAAAGGATTTGTTTTTCAGAATTCAGGGAAGTTCTGATTTCAGTGCAAAAGCTCTGGGCGAATTTGCCAAAAACAATTTTAATTTAAAAAACTTTCTAATTATAAAACAAAAAAAACAACTCTAA
- a CDS encoding sulfite exporter TauE/SafE family protein: protein MTSFLLYMALGSAAGFLAGLLGIGGGLIIVPVLTIMFTHFGLNEAYILHMALGTSLTSIIFTSISSMYAHHKKEAVFWSTVFKITPGILAGTFAGAWLASMLSTNFLKVFFSVFLFYVATQMILGIKPKPARTIPKAPGMFAAGGIIGVFSSLVGIGGGSLSVPFLTWCNVKMHKAIGTSAGIGFPIAIAGAAGYIITGLGIEGLPEYNLGFVNLEALLGIVIASMIFAPLGAKLAHSLPVDKLKKIFAGLLYLLAIRMLISLF, encoded by the coding sequence ATGACATCATTTCTGCTTTACATGGCTCTTGGAAGTGCGGCAGGTTTTCTAGCGGGGCTTCTTGGAATAGGAGGAGGACTTATAATAGTCCCTGTTCTTACAATAATGTTTACCCACTTTGGGCTAAACGAAGCCTATATTCTTCATATGGCTCTGGGAACCTCACTTACAAGTATTATTTTCACATCAATATCAAGCATGTATGCCCACCACAAAAAAGAAGCTGTGTTCTGGTCCACAGTTTTTAAAATAACACCTGGAATACTTGCAGGAACCTTTGCTGGTGCATGGCTTGCATCTATGCTTTCAACTAATTTTTTAAAGGTTTTTTTCAGTGTTTTTCTTTTTTATGTAGCAACTCAAATGATCCTTGGAATAAAACCAAAACCAGCAAGAACTATTCCAAAAGCTCCTGGAATGTTTGCTGCAGGAGGAATAATAGGTGTTTTTTCAAGCCTTGTGGGAATTGGAGGCGGTTCACTTTCAGTTCCTTTTTTAACCTGGTGTAATGTAAAAATGCATAAAGCCATAGGAACATCTGCCGGCATAGGGTTTCCAATTGCCATAGCAGGAGCTGCAGGTTATATAATCACAGGTCTTGGAATAGAAGGACTCCCCGAATATAACCTTGGATTTGTAAACCTTGAGGCACTTTTAGGTATAGTAATTGCCAGTATGATTTTTGCCCCCCTTGGAGCAAAGCTTGCCCATAGTCTCCCTGTGGACAAACTTAAAAAAATATTTGCGGGCCTTCTTTATCTGCTGGCAATAAGAATGCTTATTTCATTATTTTAA
- a CDS encoding FadR/GntR family transcriptional regulator: MKLKRYEKIAADIEEQISSSKLMPGDKISSERRLASHYNVSRNTVREAIKTLVEKNVLLTRPGSGNFVSENAAQIISRILEKSVKNSKKRLKEIIELRKIIEPGIAFLAAEKINEKQIIELEKIIKDQKEAVNSKTTYSKLDENFHKIIAKASSNSVLLSLYEKLGNIIAETRGEELITPERIKNSIILHKNILEALKNKDSKKVWALMAEHLEEIEESIKK, encoded by the coding sequence ATGAAATTAAAAAGATACGAAAAAATTGCAGCCGATATTGAAGAGCAGATTTCCAGCTCGAAATTAATGCCGGGAGATAAAATATCCAGCGAAAGAAGACTTGCTTCTCATTACAATGTTTCAAGAAACACTGTCCGTGAAGCTATAAAAACACTGGTAGAAAAAAATGTATTACTCACCAGGCCAGGTTCTGGAAACTTTGTTTCAGAAAATGCAGCCCAGATAATTTCAAGGATTTTGGAAAAATCCGTGAAAAACAGCAAAAAAAGGCTGAAAGAAATTATTGAACTAAGAAAAATAATTGAGCCCGGGATTGCCTTTCTTGCTGCTGAAAAAATCAATGAAAAACAAATTATTGAACTTGAAAAAATTATCAAAGACCAAAAGGAAGCTGTTAATTCAAAAACAACCTATTCAAAACTTGATGAAAATTTTCATAAAATAATAGCAAAAGCGTCTTCAAACTCAGTTCTTTTAAGTCTTTATGAAAAACTTGGAAATATAATTGCAGAAACAAGAGGTGAAGAGCTGATCACCCCTGAAAGAATAAAAAACTCCATTATCCTTCATAAAAATATTTTAGAAGCTCTAAAAAACAAAGATTCAAAAAAAGTATGGGCCCTAATGGCTGAACACCTGGAAGAAATAGAAGAATCAATTAAAAAATAA
- the yedE gene encoding YedE family putative selenium transporter, which yields MQGKNFFALKWGVIGVGAIIGIAAALLQKFGNPGNMGICVACFERDISGALGFHRAGVVQYIRPEIIGFVLGSLVAAYMFKEFRPRSGSAPIVRFFLGVFAMIGALVFLGCPWRAALRLAGGDLNAVLGLFGLAAGIFIGTLFLKNGYNLGRTQKTKSGAGWILPLFMLGLLALMLIYPQVDVSDKSGVLFYSLKGPGAMHAPLIISLLVGLGVGFLAQRSRFCTMGALRDFILFKQTHLLGGFVSLIVFAFFANLVLGQFTPGFEGQPVAHTAHFWNFAGMALAGLAFALAGGCPGRQLFLSGEGDTDAAVFVMGMIVGAGFAHNFGLASSPKGLGEHGMAAVIVGFAVCLFIGFTMSRKNA from the coding sequence ATGCAGGGGAAAAACTTTTTCGCCTTAAAATGGGGAGTAATAGGAGTTGGTGCTATTATTGGAATTGCAGCGGCGCTTCTCCAAAAATTTGGAAACCCGGGAAACATGGGAATTTGTGTTGCCTGTTTTGAAAGGGATATTTCAGGGGCTCTTGGTTTTCACAGAGCCGGGGTTGTTCAGTATATAAGGCCTGAAATAATCGGGTTTGTTCTTGGATCACTTGTGGCGGCATATATGTTTAAGGAATTTCGTCCAAGATCAGGTTCAGCTCCCATAGTCAGATTTTTTTTAGGGGTTTTTGCAATGATAGGAGCTCTTGTTTTTCTTGGATGTCCCTGGCGTGCAGCGTTAAGGCTTGCGGGTGGAGATTTAAATGCAGTTTTAGGACTTTTTGGGCTTGCAGCAGGAATTTTTATTGGAACTCTTTTTTTAAAAAACGGATACAATTTAGGGCGAACCCAGAAAACAAAGAGTGGAGCAGGGTGGATTCTTCCTTTATTTATGCTTGGTCTTCTTGCTCTGATGCTTATTTATCCTCAGGTTGATGTAAGTGATAAAAGCGGAGTTCTTTTTTACAGCCTCAAAGGGCCCGGAGCCATGCATGCTCCATTAATTATTTCTCTTCTTGTGGGACTTGGAGTTGGATTTCTTGCTCAAAGAAGCAGGTTTTGCACAATGGGGGCATTAAGAGATTTTATTTTGTTTAAACAAACCCATCTTTTAGGAGGTTTTGTAAGTTTAATTGTTTTTGCTTTTTTTGCCAATTTAGTTTTGGGGCAATTTACTCCGGGATTTGAAGGACAGCCTGTTGCACACACTGCTCATTTTTGGAATTTTGCAGGAATGGCACTTGCCGGACTTGCCTTTGCACTTGCAGGCGGATGTCCTGGAAGACAGCTTTTTCTTTCAGGAGAAGGAGATACTGATGCCGCTGTATTTGTAATGGGGATGATAGTTGGAGCTGGGTTTGCTCATAATTTCGGCCTTGCAAGTTCTCCCAAAGGACTTGGGGAACATGGAATGGCTGCTGTGATTGTTGGATTTGCAGTATGTCTTTTTATTGGTTTTACAATGAGCAGAAAAAATGCATAG
- a CDS encoding sulfurtransferase TusA family protein: MSEKVDARGLSCPQPVIMTLNAVKKGFDKNLEIIVDTRTSMENVSRALQSKGLKIKEVLEDSEVFTIKVEKE, translated from the coding sequence ATGTCAGAAAAAGTAGATGCAAGAGGACTTTCCTGTCCCCAGCCTGTAATTATGACTTTGAATGCAGTTAAAAAAGGTTTTGATAAAAATCTTGAAATAATTGTTGATACCCGCACTTCAATGGAAAATGTGTCAAGAGCTCTACAAAGTAAAGGTCTTAAAATAAAAGAGGTTTTGGAAGACAGCGAAGTTTTTACAATAAAAGTTGAAAAGGAATAA
- a CDS encoding DUF3343 domain-containing protein: MVFENTSEVIRAEKILKKTGRSISVMGPPPEIRTGCDLVIEFPLIEELELKRELSKSNIFPAQTVPVGSGLLQPVSLFHTKDFGDFIMVRAANMKITISKKDRRIVNISGGGCPDVPYLAEKMTGKTLEESPNPGDIGHTLCGYALQLAYEEILKK; encoded by the coding sequence ATGGTTTTTGAAAACACAAGTGAAGTTATCCGTGCAGAAAAAATTTTGAAAAAAACAGGGCGGTCCATAAGTGTTATGGGCCCTCCCCCGGAAATACGCACAGGATGTGATCTTGTAATAGAATTTCCTTTGATTGAAGAGCTGGAGCTGAAACGGGAGCTTTCAAAAAGTAATATTTTTCCAGCTCAAACTGTTCCTGTAGGTTCAGGACTTTTACAACCTGTAAGCCTTTTTCATACAAAGGATTTTGGCGACTTTATTATGGTTCGGGCAGCAAATATGAAGATTACAATTTCAAAAAAAGACAGAAGAATTGTAAATATTTCAGGTGGAGGATGTCCTGATGTTCCATATCTTGCTGAAAAAATGACAGGAAAAACCCTTGAAGAATCACCAAATCCAGGGGATATCGGGCATACACTCTGCGGTTATGCTCTTCAGCTTGCCTATGAGGAGATTTTGAAAAAATGA